One window of Flavobacterium ammonificans genomic DNA carries:
- a CDS encoding DUF2752 domain-containing protein encodes MIPCISKTLFGIECLGCGFQRGLLLLVQGNYRAAFEMYPAIYSSLILIFLIGLHYIDTKRNYKSVLLTFAIITILFMIGGYYYKHFY; translated from the coding sequence ATGATTCCGTGTATCAGTAAAACACTCTTTGGAATAGAGTGTTTGGGCTGTGGTTTTCAGCGTGGACTATTACTTCTTGTTCAAGGAAATTATAGAGCGGCATTTGAAATGTATCCAGCTATTTACTCTTCACTTATTCTTATATTCTTAATTGGATTACACTACATTGATACAAAGAGAAATTATAAATCAGTACTACTAACATTTGCTATAATAACTATTCTATTTATGATTGGAGGTTATTACTACAAGCACTTTTATTAA
- the epsC gene encoding serine O-acetyltransferase EpsC: MKNDFSTSYSIKTKTEIFTEKLFYTLFDGNASLEESIAELEILFKEISSIACHKPNDLCDSIWEKYLATLPSVLEKLNQDARYILENDPASNSLEEVYLAYPGFYAIAIYRLSHELYALDLLLFSRLMSEYAHRITGTDIHAGATIASPFFIDHATGIVIGETTVIEKNVKIYQGVTLGALSITKEMKNSKRHPTVEEDVCIYANATILGGTTIIGKGSIIGGNSWVTKSIPANSIVTNTTTTEVKVKEKK, translated from the coding sequence TTGAAAAATGATTTTTCAACTAGCTATAGTATTAAAACGAAAACAGAGATTTTCACAGAAAAGCTATTTTACACCTTGTTTGATGGCAACGCTTCGCTTGAAGAAAGTATTGCTGAACTTGAAATTCTATTCAAAGAAATCTCTTCAATAGCTTGTCATAAACCAAATGATTTGTGTGATAGCATTTGGGAAAAATACCTTGCAACCTTGCCATCTGTTCTTGAAAAGTTGAATCAAGATGCGCGCTATATTTTGGAAAATGATCCTGCTTCAAATAGTTTGGAAGAAGTATATTTGGCCTATCCAGGCTTTTATGCTATTGCAATTTATAGATTAAGTCATGAATTGTATGCATTAGACTTACTATTGTTTTCGCGCTTAATGAGTGAATATGCACACCGAATTACAGGAACTGATATTCATGCAGGCGCGACAATAGCATCGCCTTTCTTTATAGATCATGCAACTGGAATTGTGATTGGAGAAACCACAGTAATTGAAAAAAATGTTAAGATTTACCAAGGAGTAACACTTGGTGCATTGAGCATAACGAAAGAAATGAAAAATTCAAAGCGACATCCTACTGTCGAAGAAGACGTTTGCATTTATGCTAATGCCACTATTTTAGGCGGTACTACAATTATTGGAAAAGGGAGTATCATTGGAGGAAATTCATGGGTAACCAAGTCTATTCCAGCAAATTCAATTGTGACCAATACCACTACCACAGAAGTTAAAGTTAAAGAGAAAAAATAA
- the cysM gene encoding cysteine synthase CysM, which translates to MEPKQLIELIGNTPLVISRNLIQNPNVQLLLKLEGNNPGGSVKDRAAYNMIASAIERGEIKKGDKLIEATSGNTGIALAMIAQLFDIEIELVLPENSTKERTQTMLAYGAKVTQTPASTGIIGSRDYALKKMEEGGYVMLNQFANDDNWKAHYKTTGPEIWRDTNKTVTHFVATMGTTGTIMGTSTYLKEQNNNIQIIGVQPSEGSQIPGIRKWPQEYLPKIYDASKVDTIMEVSELEAREMTQRLAKEEGIFAGMSSGGSVATAIKIANQLESGVVVAIICDRGDRYLSSDLFD; encoded by the coding sequence ATGGAACCAAAGCAACTTATCGAATTAATTGGTAACACTCCTTTAGTTATTAGTAGAAATTTGATCCAAAATCCCAATGTACAGTTACTATTAAAACTTGAAGGAAATAATCCTGGCGGGAGTGTAAAAGATCGCGCTGCCTACAATATGATAGCTTCGGCAATAGAGCGTGGTGAAATAAAAAAAGGAGACAAATTAATCGAAGCAACTAGTGGTAATACGGGAATTGCCTTAGCTATGATTGCTCAACTTTTTGACATAGAAATCGAATTGGTTTTACCTGAGAATTCGACTAAAGAGCGCACTCAAACCATGTTAGCTTACGGGGCTAAAGTGACTCAAACACCCGCTAGTACTGGAATCATTGGTTCGCGAGATTACGCACTAAAAAAAATGGAAGAAGGTGGCTATGTTATGCTCAATCAGTTTGCCAATGACGACAATTGGAAAGCACATTATAAAACGACTGGTCCAGAAATTTGGAGAGATACTAATAAAACCGTAACTCATTTTGTAGCTACAATGGGAACCACCGGAACCATTATGGGTACTTCAACTTATTTAAAAGAACAAAATAACAACATTCAAATTATTGGTGTTCAGCCAAGTGAAGGTTCGCAAATTCCCGGTATTAGAAAGTGGCCGCAAGAGTATTTACCAAAAATTTATGACGCCTCAAAAGTGGATACCATAATGGAAGTAAGCGAATTGGAAGCCCGAGAAATGACTCAACGTCTTGCCAAAGAAGAAGGTATTTTTGCAGGAATGAGTAGCGGAGGATCTGTTGCTACAGCAATTAAAATTGCCAATCAATTAGAATCCGGTGTTGTAGTAGCAATAATTTGTGACCGTGGCGATCGTTATTTATCATCCGATTTATTTGATTAA
- a CDS encoding SGNH/GDSL hydrolase family protein produces the protein MKIKKLVSHYLLLLLLIGMTEKSIAQDWANLSKYESENKSLQPKKSGEKRIVLMGDSITEFWLKIQSDFFSNKPYYIGRGISGQTTPQMLVRFRQDVINLQPDVVVILAGVNDIAGNTGPTTNEKIVGNIISMIELAHANKIKVILCSVLPAANFNWRPNDKAAQTIVELNQLIANYANTNTIPYVDYHTIMADTQNGLPKEYSEDGVHPNLKGYQTMSPLLEKAINDVLKS, from the coding sequence ATGAAAATTAAAAAATTAGTTTCACATTATTTACTTCTTTTATTACTAATTGGTATGACAGAAAAATCAATCGCTCAAGATTGGGCCAACTTATCCAAATACGAATCAGAAAACAAAAGTTTACAACCAAAGAAATCTGGAGAAAAAAGGATTGTTCTGATGGGGGATTCAATTACAGAATTTTGGTTGAAAATTCAGTCTGATTTTTTTAGTAACAAACCTTATTATATTGGTAGAGGTATTAGTGGACAAACTACACCGCAGATGTTGGTTCGTTTTAGGCAAGATGTCATCAATTTACAACCCGATGTGGTGGTAATCTTAGCTGGGGTAAATGATATTGCTGGAAATACAGGACCTACAACCAATGAAAAAATTGTGGGAAATATTATTTCGATGATTGAATTAGCTCATGCCAATAAAATAAAAGTAATCCTTTGTTCTGTTTTACCTGCAGCTAATTTTAATTGGAGACCTAATGACAAAGCGGCACAAACCATAGTGGAATTGAACCAGCTTATTGCTAATTATGCCAATACAAATACTATTCCTTATGTTGATTACCATACCATTATGGCTGACACTCAAAATGGCCTTCCAAAAGAATATTCTGAGGATGGTGTTCATCCTAATTTGAAGGGCTACCAAACGATGTCGCCTTTGTTAGAAAAAGCAATAAATGATGTTTTAAAAAGTTAA
- a CDS encoding rhodanese-like domain-containing protein, whose protein sequence is MTLEKIIKETNCTIVDVRSHEEFMGGHVANSINIPLQTIPARIEELKGLNAPLVLCCASGNRSGQAQYFLSQHGLDCHNGGSWLEVNYYQSK, encoded by the coding sequence ATGACTTTGGAGAAAATCATTAAAGAGACGAATTGCACTATTGTAGATGTGCGCTCTCACGAAGAATTTATGGGTGGACATGTTGCTAATTCAATCAACATTCCGTTACAAACGATACCGGCACGAATCGAAGAATTGAAAGGTTTAAATGCTCCTTTAGTACTATGTTGTGCCTCAGGAAACAGAAGTGGTCAAGCGCAATATTTTCTTTCTCAACATGGGCTAGATTGCCATAATGGAGGTTCTTGGCTCGAAGTAAATTACTATCAATCAAAATAA
- a CDS encoding rhodanese-like domain-containing protein translates to MISLLKKIFGLGPTVNYAELVQQGAIIIDVRSKAEFTGGHIKGAINIPVNVLSNQLGQLKDKNKTIITCCASGMRSASAKSILKSNGFTSVHNGGGWSSLQSKL, encoded by the coding sequence ATGATCTCATTATTAAAAAAGATTTTCGGATTAGGACCAACTGTAAATTATGCTGAGTTGGTACAACAAGGTGCTATTATTATAGACGTACGTTCAAAAGCTGAGTTTACAGGCGGACATATTAAAGGTGCAATCAATATTCCAGTAAATGTTTTGAGCAATCAACTAGGTCAATTGAAAGACAAAAACAAAACGATTATCACCTGTTGTGCTTCTGGTATGAGAAGTGCATCTGCAAAAAGCATTTTAAAGTCGAACGGATTTACATCGGTTCATAACGGTGGCGGTTGGTCTAGTTTACAATCTAAATTGTAA
- a CDS encoding transketolase: MKPNTQQLNDLTIQVRRDILRMVHAVNSGHPGGSLGCTEFLVALYQNLMERKEGFNMDGIGEDLFFLSNGHISPVFYSVLARSGYFPVAELATFRLINCRLQGHPTTHDGLPGIRMASGSLGQGLSVGIGAAQAKKLNNDKHLVYTLHGDGELQEGQNWEAIMYASAKKVDNLIATIDVNGKQIDGTTDEVLCMGSLKAKFEAFDWDVLEIKEGNNLEAIIAGMNDAKSRTGKGKPVCVLLHTEMGNGVDFMMHTHAWHGKAPNDAQLEQALAQNTSTLADY; encoded by the coding sequence ATGAAGCCTAACACACAACAATTAAACGATTTAACTATCCAAGTTAGAAGAGATATTCTTCGAATGGTACACGCTGTCAATTCAGGTCATCCTGGAGGATCTTTAGGTTGTACTGAATTTTTAGTAGCCTTGTACCAAAATTTAATGGAACGAAAAGAAGGTTTTAATATGGACGGAATTGGAGAAGATCTTTTCTTCCTTTCTAACGGACATATTTCTCCTGTTTTTTATAGCGTTTTAGCTAGAAGTGGATATTTCCCTGTAGCTGAATTAGCTACTTTCCGTTTAATCAATTGCAGATTGCAAGGTCACCCAACCACTCATGATGGCTTACCTGGTATTCGCATGGCATCTGGCTCTCTTGGACAAGGATTATCAGTTGGTATTGGTGCGGCTCAGGCCAAAAAACTTAACAATGACAAACATCTTGTTTACACACTGCACGGAGATGGTGAATTACAAGAAGGCCAAAACTGGGAGGCAATCATGTATGCTTCTGCTAAAAAAGTAGATAACCTTATTGCTACCATTGACGTTAATGGAAAACAGATTGACGGTACTACTGACGAAGTGTTGTGTATGGGTAGTTTGAAAGCTAAATTTGAAGCTTTTGATTGGGATGTACTAGAAATCAAAGAAGGAAATAATCTAGAAGCAATTATTGCGGGTATGAATGATGCAAAATCTAGAACTGGAAAAGGAAAACCAGTTTGTGTTTTATTGCATACCGAAATGGGGAATGGCGTTGATTTTATGATGCATACACATGCTTGGCATGGAAAAGCTCCAAATGATGCCCAATTAGAGCAAGCATTAGCTCAAAATACTTCAACACTAGCTGATTACTAA
- a CDS encoding transketolase family protein, whose protein sequence is MKKYTNTGSKDTRSGFGAGMTELGQKNENVVALCADLIGSLKFDDFKKNHPERFFQIGIAEANMIGIAAGLTIGGKIPFTGTFASFSTGRVYDQIRQSVAYADKNVKICASHAGLTLGEDGATHQILEDIGLMKMLPGMTVINTCDYNQTKAATLALADHHGPAYLRFGRPVVPNFTPADEPFVIGKAILLNEGTDVTIVATGHLVWEALVAAEALEAKGISAEVINIHTIKPLDEEAILKSLAKTKCIVTAEEHNILGGLGESVSRVLALHHPAPQEFVAVNDSFGESGTPEQLMEKYKLNNQAIVAAVEKVIKRK, encoded by the coding sequence ATGAAGAAATATACAAATACAGGAAGTAAAGATACTCGTTCAGGTTTTGGAGCGGGAATGACTGAACTAGGTCAAAAAAATGAAAATGTTGTGGCACTTTGTGCTGACTTAATTGGATCATTAAAATTTGACGATTTCAAAAAGAATCATCCAGAACGTTTTTTCCAAATTGGAATTGCAGAAGCCAATATGATTGGAATTGCAGCGGGATTAACCATTGGAGGTAAAATTCCTTTTACAGGAACTTTCGCTAGTTTCTCTACAGGACGTGTTTACGATCAAATTCGTCAATCAGTAGCGTATGCAGATAAAAATGTGAAAATTTGTGCTTCACATGCTGGATTAACTCTTGGGGAAGATGGTGCAACTCACCAAATATTAGAAGATATTGGATTAATGAAAATGTTGCCTGGAATGACCGTAATCAACACTTGTGATTACAACCAAACGAAAGCAGCTACATTAGCTTTAGCCGATCATCATGGTCCTGCTTACTTGCGTTTTGGACGTCCAGTAGTACCTAATTTTACTCCTGCTGACGAACCATTTGTTATTGGCAAAGCTATACTTTTAAATGAAGGTACAGATGTAACTATTGTTGCAACAGGTCACTTAGTTTGGGAAGCATTAGTTGCAGCTGAGGCTTTAGAAGCTAAAGGAATTTCTGCCGAAGTAATCAACATTCATACAATTAAACCATTAGATGAAGAAGCGATTTTGAAATCATTGGCAAAAACAAAATGTATCGTTACTGCTGAAGAGCATAATATTTTAGGAGGTTTAGGCGAAAGTGTTTCTAGAGTCTTAGCCTTACACCACCCTGCTCCTCAAGAATTTGTTGCAGTAAATGATAGTTTTGGAGAATCAGGAACTCCTGAGCAATTAATGGAAAAATACAAGCTAAACAATCAAGCTATTGTTGCTGCTGTTGAGAAAGTGATCAAGAGAAAATAA
- a CDS encoding PhzF family phenazine biosynthesis protein, which translates to MKLELYQIDAFTNQIFGGNPACVVPLQEWLPDAVLLQIAKENAVAETAFFIPKDNQFQLRWFTPDIEMDLCGHATLATAHALKTILNHKENSIVFETLSGDLTVTVEGEFYTLDFPSRMPIPDELPQIISQSLSIQPKEVLKSRDYVLVFESEEDIKNIHINRSIIDQINLDPGGLIITAKGTNSDFVSRFFTPQSTHFEDPVTGSAHCSLIPYWAKELNKTNLEAFQLSDRVGHLYCEYHGNRVKISGQAKTYSVGHFWID; encoded by the coding sequence ATGAAACTCGAACTTTACCAAATAGATGCTTTTACCAATCAAATTTTCGGTGGAAATCCAGCCTGTGTAGTCCCCTTACAAGAATGGTTACCTGATGCCGTTTTGTTGCAAATTGCAAAAGAGAATGCGGTGGCTGAAACTGCTTTTTTTATTCCGAAAGACAACCAATTTCAATTACGTTGGTTTACTCCTGATATCGAAATGGATTTGTGTGGACACGCTACTTTGGCAACTGCCCATGCATTGAAAACTATTTTAAATCATAAAGAGAATAGCATTGTATTTGAGACATTAAGTGGAGACTTAACAGTAACGGTTGAAGGAGAGTTTTACACCTTAGATTTCCCCTCCAGAATGCCTATACCTGATGAATTACCACAAATCATTTCTCAATCATTGAGTATACAACCTAAGGAAGTTTTAAAATCAAGAGATTATGTATTAGTGTTTGAGTCGGAAGAGGATATTAAAAACATCCATATCAATCGTTCCATTATTGACCAAATTAACTTGGATCCAGGAGGATTAATTATAACTGCAAAAGGGACAAATTCTGATTTTGTATCACGATTTTTTACACCACAATCTACACATTTTGAGGATCCAGTAACGGGATCGGCACATTGTAGTTTAATACCTTATTGGGCTAAAGAATTGAATAAAACAAATTTAGAAGCATTCCAACTATCAGATCGGGTTGGACATTTGTATTGCGAATACCATGGAAATCGAGTAAAAATAAGCGGTCAAGCCAAGACGTATTCTGTGGGCCATTTCTGGATAGACTAA
- the bcp gene encoding thioredoxin-dependent thiol peroxidase translates to MTTLKIGDQAPQFSGVDQDGKSHQLTDYKGKKLVVFFYPKANTPGCTAEACDLRDNFERFQANNYALLGVSADAQKAQAKFKEKYDFQFPLLADEDKSVIQAFGVWGPKKFMGKEYDGIHRTTFVIDENGIIEDVISEVKTKAHAAQILK, encoded by the coding sequence ATGACAACATTAAAGATTGGAGATCAAGCACCACAATTTTCTGGTGTAGATCAAGATGGGAAATCACATCAATTAACAGATTATAAAGGTAAAAAATTAGTAGTTTTCTTTTATCCAAAAGCCAATACACCAGGTTGTACAGCTGAAGCTTGTGATTTGAGAGATAATTTTGAACGTTTTCAAGCCAATAATTATGCTCTTTTGGGAGTTAGTGCTGATGCTCAGAAAGCACAGGCTAAATTCAAAGAAAAATATGATTTTCAATTTCCGCTTTTAGCTGATGAAGATAAATCAGTAATTCAAGCTTTTGGAGTTTGGGGTCCAAAGAAATTCATGGGTAAAGAATATGATGGAATTCACAGAACTACATTTGTTATTGATGAAAATGGTATTATCGAAGATGTAATTTCTGAGGTTAAAACCAAAGCACATGCTGCTCAAATATTGAAGTAA
- a CDS encoding endonuclease III domain-containing protein, whose amino-acid sequence MNKQERVTFVINTLKELYPTIPIPLDHKDPYTLLIAVLLSAQCTDVRVNQITPLLFAKADNPYDMVKLTVEEIKEIIRPCGLSPMKSKGIYGLSQILIEKYNGEVPQSFEDLEELPAVGHKTASVVMSQAFGVPAFPVDTHIHRLMYRWNLTTGKNVVQTEKDAKRIFPEELWNDLHLQIIWYGREYSPARGWDIEKDIITKTIGRKSVFSKK is encoded by the coding sequence ATGAACAAACAGGAACGGGTAACATTTGTTATAAATACGTTAAAAGAATTATATCCAACAATTCCAATTCCGCTAGATCATAAAGATCCTTACACTTTATTAATAGCCGTTTTACTTTCAGCACAATGTACAGATGTTCGGGTAAACCAAATCACGCCTCTTTTATTTGCAAAAGCAGATAATCCTTACGATATGGTGAAATTAACTGTAGAAGAGATTAAAGAAATCATTCGTCCTTGCGGCTTATCGCCTATGAAATCTAAAGGCATTTATGGCTTATCGCAAATACTAATTGAAAAGTACAATGGAGAAGTTCCTCAAAGTTTTGAAGATTTAGAAGAGCTCCCAGCTGTTGGACACAAAACAGCTAGTGTAGTGATGTCTCAAGCTTTTGGTGTACCAGCATTTCCTGTGGACACACACATTCATCGCTTGATGTACCGTTGGAATTTAACCACCGGAAAAAATGTAGTACAAACGGAGAAAGATGCCAAACGTATTTTCCCTGAGGAATTATGGAATGATTTGCATTTACAGATTATTTGGTACGGAAGAGAATATTCGCCTGCAAGAGGTTGGGATATCGAAAAAGATATCATTACTAAAACTATTGGACGTAAATCCGTATTTAGTAAAAAGTAA
- a CDS encoding sigma-70 family RNA polymerase sigma factor: protein MAIPTIDDAALVNSYISGNEAALETLIKRHQSRIFGFIYSKVGDRDLADDIFQDTFIKVIRTLKSNAYNEEGKFLPWVMRIAHNLIVDHFRHNKKMPLYRETEEFSIFSVMTDDSLTIENKLISDQVTKDLRQIVKELPDDQKEVLMMRLYQDMSFKEISEATGVSINTALGRMRYAVINLRKVIDKHQIILTN, encoded by the coding sequence ATGGCTATTCCCACTATTGATGATGCTGCATTGGTTAATTCCTACATTTCTGGCAATGAAGCTGCTTTAGAAACACTAATTAAAAGACACCAATCTCGAATTTTTGGTTTTATCTATTCCAAAGTTGGAGATCGAGACTTAGCTGACGACATTTTTCAAGATACATTTATTAAAGTGATTCGAACTTTGAAATCGAATGCTTACAACGAAGAAGGTAAATTTCTTCCTTGGGTGATGCGAATTGCTCACAATTTGATTGTAGATCATTTTCGTCATAATAAAAAAATGCCGTTGTATAGAGAGACCGAAGAGTTTTCTATTTTTTCAGTAATGACAGACGATTCATTAACAATAGAGAATAAGTTGATTTCAGATCAGGTTACAAAAGATTTACGTCAAATAGTAAAGGAATTACCCGATGATCAAAAAGAAGTTTTGATGATGCGTTTGTACCAAGATATGAGTTTTAAGGAAATTTCAGAAGCCACTGGAGTGAGTATTAATACCGCTTTAGGAAGAATGCGGTATGCAGTAATTAATTTGCGAAAAGTCATCGATAAACATCAAATAATTTTAACTAACTAA
- the uvrA gene encoding excinuclease ABC subunit UvrA: MPIDIAKLDPKKNIIIKGAQVHNLKNVDVAIPRNKLVVITGLSGSGKSSLAFDTLYAEGQRRYVESLSSYARQFLGRLDKPKVEYIKGIAPAIAIEQKVNTTNARSTVGTSTEIYDYIKLLYARVGRTFSPISGNEVKKNSVTDVVSDVKQFDLDSKWLLLAPIHLEKGRKLEDKLNVLLQQGFSRILVDGEMVRLDDLPKGLNKKELFLIIDRIVVKDEEEFYNRLADAVQTAFFEGKGECYLQELNSDKRFTYSNNFELDGISFLEPNVHLFSFNNPYGACPVCEGYGNIIGIDSELVVPNTSLSIFENAIFPWRGESMSWFRDELVKNAYKFDFPIHKPFFELTEEQKEVVWTGNQYFQGLNDFFKELEEKNYKIQNRVMLSRYRGKTKCNSCKGKRLRIEASYVKINGKTVSDLVDLPIRHLVEFFKNIELNEYEKQIAKRLLIEINNRLSFLTEVGLDYLTLNRNSATLSGGESQRINLATSLGSSLVGSMYILDEPSIGLHPKDTERLIKVLLSLRDLGNTVIVVEHDEDIMKAADMIIDIGPEAGTHGGNLVAQGTYNEILQSDSLTSQYLNGNLEISVPKKRRPFKNFIEIKGARENNLQNIDVTLPLDVLTVITGVSGSGKSTLVKKILFPAMQKKLDNIGEKAGQFTEMTGSFSHIKHIEYVDQNPIGRSSRSNPVTYIKAYDDIRDLYAKEKLSKVRGYQAKHFSFNVDGGRCETCKGEGTINVEMVFMADVQLHCETCNGKRFKKEVLEVAFEGKNIHDILTMTIDDAIAFFAKYNQNKINQKLQPLQDVGLGYVQLGQSSSTLSGGEAQRIKLASFLVKGATKDKALFVFDEPTTGLHFHDIKKLLASFDALIEKGHSIIVIEHNLDLIKCADWVIDLGPEGGENGGKLLGAGTPEDLVKMKKSSTATYLQEKL; this comes from the coding sequence ATGCCAATTGACATTGCCAAACTAGATCCAAAGAAAAATATCATCATAAAAGGAGCACAAGTACATAATCTCAAAAATGTAGATGTTGCTATTCCACGAAACAAATTAGTAGTAATAACAGGGCTTTCCGGATCTGGAAAATCAAGTTTAGCATTTGATACTTTGTATGCAGAAGGACAACGTCGTTATGTAGAAAGTTTATCTTCTTATGCACGTCAATTTCTTGGTCGATTGGACAAACCTAAAGTTGAATATATTAAAGGAATTGCACCCGCTATTGCTATCGAACAAAAAGTTAACACAACTAATGCCCGTTCTACTGTTGGGACCTCTACGGAAATTTACGATTACATCAAATTATTATATGCACGTGTAGGGCGAACTTTTTCTCCAATATCTGGAAATGAAGTCAAAAAAAATTCGGTAACTGATGTTGTTTCAGATGTCAAACAATTTGATTTAGATAGCAAATGGTTACTCCTTGCTCCTATTCATTTAGAAAAAGGCCGAAAACTAGAAGACAAACTGAACGTCTTGTTACAGCAAGGTTTTTCTCGAATTTTAGTCGATGGCGAAATGGTTCGTTTAGACGATTTACCAAAAGGTTTGAACAAAAAAGAACTTTTTCTTATAATTGATCGAATTGTAGTTAAAGACGAAGAAGAGTTTTATAACCGATTAGCCGATGCGGTTCAAACGGCATTCTTTGAAGGTAAAGGCGAATGCTATTTGCAAGAATTAAACTCAGATAAACGTTTTACCTATTCCAATAATTTTGAGCTAGACGGCATTTCTTTTTTAGAACCCAATGTGCATTTGTTTAGCTTTAATAACCCTTACGGAGCTTGTCCGGTATGCGAAGGTTATGGAAACATCATTGGTATTGACTCTGAATTGGTTGTACCCAATACTAGTCTTTCTATTTTTGAAAATGCTATTTTTCCTTGGCGAGGCGAAAGTATGAGTTGGTTCAGAGATGAATTAGTCAAAAATGCGTACAAATTTGACTTTCCAATCCACAAACCTTTTTTCGAATTGACCGAAGAGCAAAAAGAAGTAGTTTGGACAGGAAATCAATATTTTCAGGGACTTAATGACTTTTTTAAAGAATTAGAAGAGAAAAATTATAAGATTCAAAATCGCGTGATGTTGTCACGTTATAGAGGAAAAACCAAATGTAATTCTTGTAAAGGAAAACGTTTACGAATTGAAGCCTCCTATGTTAAAATTAATGGTAAGACTGTTTCAGATTTAGTCGATTTACCTATTCGCCATTTGGTTGAATTCTTTAAAAACATCGAACTCAACGAATACGAAAAACAAATTGCCAAACGACTTTTAATCGAAATCAATAATCGTTTGTCTTTTTTAACTGAAGTTGGTTTGGATTATCTAACGCTAAATAGAAATTCAGCAACCCTTTCTGGTGGAGAATCACAGCGTATTAATTTAGCAACTTCACTAGGAAGTAGTTTGGTAGGATCAATGTATATATTAGATGAGCCAAGTATTGGTTTACATCCTAAAGACACTGAACGCCTAATTAAAGTTCTGTTGTCGTTACGAGATTTAGGCAATACTGTAATTGTGGTAGAACATGATGAAGATATAATGAAAGCTGCAGATATGATAATCGATATCGGACCTGAAGCTGGAACACATGGAGGAAATTTAGTAGCACAAGGAACGTATAATGAAATTCTACAATCGGATTCTTTAACTTCTCAATATTTGAATGGAAATTTAGAAATTTCGGTTCCCAAAAAACGCAGACCTTTTAAGAATTTCATCGAAATCAAAGGCGCCCGTGAAAATAATTTACAAAATATAGATGTTACTTTACCACTTGACGTATTAACTGTAATTACAGGTGTTTCTGGTAGTGGCAAAAGTACTTTGGTTAAAAAGATTTTGTTTCCTGCAATGCAAAAGAAGCTAGATAATATTGGTGAAAAAGCTGGGCAATTTACCGAAATGACAGGTTCGTTTTCGCATATCAAACATATTGAATATGTAGATCAAAATCCCATAGGAAGAAGTTCGCGTTCGAATCCTGTGACTTATATCAAGGCTTATGATGATATTCGGGATTTGTATGCCAAAGAAAAACTTTCTAAAGTTAGAGGATACCAAGCCAAACATTTTTCTTTCAATGTAGATGGGGGTCGTTGTGAAACTTGTAAAGGAGAAGGTACAATTAATGTAGAAATGGTTTTTATGGCCGATGTACAATTGCATTGTGAAACTTGTAACGGAAAACGTTTCAAAAAAGAAGTATTGGAAGTGGCTTTTGAAGGCAAAAACATCCACGATATTTTAACAATGACAATTGATGATGCCATTGCCTTTTTTGCAAAATACAATCAGAATAAAATCAATCAAAAATTACAACCCTTACAAGATGTTGGATTGGGATACGTTCAGTTAGGACAGTCTTCTTCCACTCTCTCTGGTGGTGAAGCACAGCGAATTAAGTTGGCCTCATTCTTAGTTAAGGGAGCTACTAAAGACAAAGCGCTGTTTGTATTTGACGAACCTACAACTGGTTTGCATTTTCACGATATCAAAAAATTATTAGCTTCTTTCGACGCTTTAATCGAAAAAGGACATTCAATTATTGTTATAGAACACAACTTAGACCTTATCAAATGCGCAGATTGGGTAATTGATTTGGGGCCAGAGGGTGGTGAAAATGGTGGAAAGTTACTTGGTGCAGGAACACCTGAAGACTTGGTGAAAATGAAAAAATCTAGTACAGCAACCTACTTACAAGAGAAATTATAA